A stretch of the Planktothricoides raciborskii GIHE-MW2 genome encodes the following:
- a CDS encoding PIN domain-containing protein: protein MTYHPLIIVDSSILVAYYSVRDHYHQQVRTFFEQCSSELITTLACVTEVMYLLSHNWRTQNEFLSDLAIELYKVVPVSPEDFKRIAELNERYADLPGDFADLSLVAISERLNITAIVTLDSDFDIYRRYRSQPFDRILLP from the coding sequence ATGACTTACCATCCCCTGATAATTGTTGACAGTAGTATTTTAGTAGCTTATTACAGTGTTAGAGATCATTATCATCAACAAGTTAGAACTTTTTTTGAACAATGTAGCAGTGAACTTATCACTACACTAGCCTGTGTCACTGAGGTCATGTATCTTCTGAGTCATAATTGGCGCACTCAAAATGAATTTCTTTCTGATTTAGCCATTGAACTTTATAAAGTGGTTCCAGTTTCACCGGAAGATTTTAAGCGAATAGCTGAATTAAATGAGAGATATGCTGATTTACCAGGAGATTTTGCCGATTTGTCTTTGGTGGCAATTTCTGAAAGATTAAACATTACCGCTATTGTGACATTGGATAGTGATTTTGATATTTATCGTCGCTATCGAAGTCAACCATTTGACAGAATTTTACTTCCATAA
- the purF gene encoding amidophosphoribosyltransferase, which produces MIPNSSVSYQVNEAEQPPEKSLSQENQENLDEIERPDKPEEACGVFGIYAPGEDVAKLTYFGLFALQHRGQESAGIAIFDDGQIHVHKEMGLVSQVFNETILQQLKGNIAIGHNRYSTTGSSHVVNAQPAVLETRLGPVALAHNGNLVNTSQLREKLLEKDCNLVTTTDSEMIVHAIAEEVNSGKDWLSGAIAAFQQCIGAFSLTIGTPEGIMGTRDPHGIRPLVIGIIPSQPQRYVLASETCALDIIGAEYLRDVEPGELVWITEAGLSSYHWAKPERKLCIFEMIYFARPDSLVHDETLYSYRLRLGRQLAREAPADVDIIIGVPDSGIPAAIGFSQESDIPYAEGLIKNRYVGRTFIQPTQSMRESGIRMKLNPLKDVLTGKRVVMVDDSIVRGTTSRKIVKALRDAGATEVHMRISSPPVTHPCFYGIDTDNQDQLIAATKSVAQIKEQIGVDSLAYLSWEGMLEATGENTNHFCSACFTGDYPIGVPDALKRSKLMLEKV; this is translated from the coding sequence ATGATTCCCAACTCTTCCGTTTCTTACCAGGTGAATGAGGCTGAACAGCCTCCTGAGAAATCTCTTTCTCAGGAAAATCAGGAAAATTTAGACGAAATCGAACGCCCAGATAAGCCCGAAGAGGCTTGTGGCGTTTTTGGCATCTATGCTCCCGGTGAAGATGTGGCCAAACTCACCTACTTTGGCCTTTTTGCTTTACAACATCGCGGTCAAGAATCCGCAGGTATCGCGATTTTTGACGATGGGCAAATTCACGTTCATAAAGAAATGGGATTAGTCTCCCAAGTCTTCAATGAAACCATCCTGCAACAGCTAAAGGGCAATATTGCCATTGGTCATAATCGCTACTCGACCACCGGATCGAGTCATGTGGTCAATGCCCAACCTGCGGTCTTGGAAACCCGCTTAGGCCCGGTTGCTTTAGCCCATAACGGCAACTTGGTGAATACCAGTCAACTGAGAGAAAAGTTGCTGGAAAAAGATTGTAATCTAGTCACCACCACTGATTCAGAGATGATCGTTCATGCGATCGCTGAAGAAGTGAATAGTGGTAAAGACTGGTTGTCAGGGGCGATCGCGGCTTTCCAGCAATGCATCGGCGCCTTCAGTCTCACCATTGGCACCCCGGAAGGCATCATGGGAACTCGTGACCCCCACGGGATTCGACCCCTGGTGATTGGCATCATCCCCAGCCAACCGCAGCGTTACGTCCTCGCTTCGGAAACCTGCGCTTTGGACATTATCGGCGCGGAATATCTCAGAGATGTGGAACCTGGGGAATTAGTTTGGATTACCGAAGCAGGTCTATCTTCCTATCATTGGGCAAAACCGGAGCGAAAACTCTGCATCTTTGAAATGATTTACTTTGCCCGTCCCGATAGCTTGGTTCACGACGAAACCTTGTACAGCTATCGCTTGCGTCTGGGTCGCCAACTTGCCCGCGAAGCCCCGGCAGATGTGGATATTATCATCGGCGTTCCTGACTCTGGCATTCCGGCGGCGATCGGCTTTTCCCAAGAATCGGATATTCCTTACGCCGAAGGACTGATTAAAAATCGCTATGTGGGTCGTACCTTCATCCAGCCCACTCAATCGATGCGCGAGTCGGGAATTCGGATGAAGCTTAACCCCTTGAAAGATGTGTTGACGGGCAAACGGGTAGTGATGGTCGATGATTCCATTGTGCGGGGCACGACCAGCCGAAAAATTGTCAAAGCCCTGCGAGATGCGGGGGCAACGGAGGTGCATATGCGGATTTCCTCCCCACCCGTGACTCACCCTTGCTTCTATGGTATCGACACGGACAACCAAGACCAATTGATTGCTGCCACGAAATCTGTGGCACAAATTAAAGAACAAATTGGGGTAGATTCTTTGGCTTACCTAAGTTGGGAAGGAATGCTAGAAGCCACGGGAGAAAATACCAATCATTTCTGTTCTGCTTGCTTTACTGGAGATTATCCAATTGGTGTCCCCGATGCCCTGAAACGTTCTAAGTTGATGTTAGAAAAAGTCTAA
- the purL gene encoding phosphoribosylformylglycinamidine synthase subunit PurL has protein sequence MSAISESPFSPEEIASEGITPAEYEEICKRLRRHPNKAELGMFGVMWSEHCCYKNSKPLLSQFPTQGPRILVGPGENAGVVDLGDGLRLAFKIESHNHPSAIEPFQGAATGVGGILRDIFTMGARPIALFNALRFGSLDDARTRRLFAGVVDGISHYGNSVGVPTVGGDVYFDPAYTGNPLVNVMALGIMETPEIVKAGASGVGNPVLYVGSTTGRDGMGGAAFASVELSDKSMDDRPAVQVGDPFLEKSLIEACLEAFKTGAVVAAQDMGAAGITCSTSEMAAKGGLGIELDLDKIPVREAGMIPYEYLLSESQERMLMVAQKGREQELIDIFHRWGLHAVVAGTVLEEPIVRILFRGGVAAEIPASALADDTPIYDRQLLSEPPEYAQKAWEWSVNDLPSCTREGIELNGKQHSWQDILLQLLDTPSIASKHWVYRQYDHQVQNNTVLLPGGADAGVVRLRPQLETSGQFNRAVAGVVDCNPRYVYLDPYEGAKAVMAEAARNLSCVGAEPLAITDNLNFGSPEKPIGYWQLASACRGIAEACEEFGTPVTGGNVSLYNETLDSQGNPTPIYPTPVIGMVGLIRDLQQICGQGFQHSGDVIYLLGLALDHPTSVRLTLGASEYLAAIHGVVAGKTPKVDFDLERRVQTACRTGIREGWVRSAHDSAEGGFAVALAESCISGNLGAEIHLPFTVANSPKRWDELLFAEGGGRIIVSVDAAHISAWESYLTEKLANNWQKLGTVGAVGGDLRIFTDVNQPLIAVSIKEMSDRWYQAIERRMH, from the coding sequence ATGTCTGCAATCTCCGAATCTCCCTTTTCCCCCGAAGAAATCGCCTCCGAAGGTATTACTCCTGCGGAATATGAAGAAATCTGTAAGCGTCTCAGACGCCACCCCAACAAAGCCGAACTGGGGATGTTTGGCGTCATGTGGTCGGAACACTGCTGCTACAAGAACTCCAAACCCCTCCTGAGCCAATTTCCCACTCAAGGTCCGAGAATTTTAGTTGGGCCGGGGGAAAATGCCGGAGTGGTAGACCTGGGCGACGGTTTACGACTGGCGTTTAAAATTGAGTCCCATAATCACCCAAGTGCGATCGAACCCTTCCAAGGGGCTGCCACTGGGGTTGGCGGTATTCTGCGGGACATCTTTACAATGGGTGCTCGACCGATCGCCCTTTTCAATGCCCTGCGCTTTGGTTCCCTCGATGATGCCCGGACTCGGCGCTTATTTGCGGGGGTCGTTGATGGGATCTCACATTACGGGAACTCGGTTGGCGTACCCACCGTGGGCGGTGATGTTTACTTTGACCCCGCTTACACTGGCAACCCCTTGGTCAATGTCATGGCTTTGGGCATCATGGAAACCCCGGAAATTGTCAAAGCCGGTGCCTCTGGAGTGGGCAACCCCGTGCTCTATGTGGGTTCCACCACCGGACGGGATGGTATGGGGGGCGCGGCATTTGCCAGTGTGGAATTGAGCGATAAATCAATGGACGATCGCCCCGCAGTCCAAGTAGGCGACCCTTTCCTGGAAAAATCCCTGATTGAAGCTTGCCTGGAAGCCTTTAAAACTGGTGCAGTAGTTGCCGCCCAAGATATGGGGGCAGCCGGGATTACTTGTTCCACCTCAGAAATGGCGGCCAAAGGTGGTTTGGGCATTGAACTGGATTTAGATAAAATTCCAGTACGGGAAGCGGGGATGATTCCGTATGAATATCTGCTGTCCGAGTCCCAAGAACGGATGCTGATGGTTGCCCAGAAAGGACGGGAACAGGAATTAATTGATATTTTCCACCGTTGGGGACTTCATGCGGTGGTTGCCGGAACTGTCCTAGAAGAACCGATCGTGCGGATTTTATTCCGAGGCGGTGTAGCGGCAGAAATTCCCGCCAGTGCTTTGGCCGATGATACGCCGATTTACGATCGCCAACTTCTCAGCGAACCGCCAGAATATGCCCAAAAAGCTTGGGAATGGTCTGTGAATGATTTACCCAGTTGTACCCGTGAAGGGATAGAACTCAACGGCAAGCAGCATTCTTGGCAAGATATCCTCTTGCAACTCCTCGATACTCCCAGCATCGCTTCTAAACATTGGGTATATCGGCAGTATGACCATCAAGTGCAAAATAACACCGTGTTGCTGCCCGGAGGGGCTGATGCGGGGGTGGTGCGCTTGCGTCCGCAACTGGAAACATCTGGACAGTTTAATCGGGCTGTAGCGGGTGTGGTAGATTGCAATCCCCGTTATGTCTATCTCGACCCCTACGAAGGGGCAAAAGCGGTGATGGCGGAAGCTGCCCGGAATTTAAGCTGTGTCGGGGCTGAACCTTTGGCGATTACGGATAACTTGAATTTTGGTAGTCCCGAAAAACCCATCGGCTATTGGCAATTAGCTTCCGCTTGTCGCGGTATTGCCGAAGCTTGTGAGGAATTCGGCACCCCTGTGACCGGGGGAAATGTTTCGCTGTATAACGAAACCCTGGATTCACAAGGCAATCCGACGCCAATTTATCCGACTCCGGTAATTGGGATGGTGGGATTAATCCGCGATTTGCAGCAAATTTGTGGCCAAGGTTTTCAACACTCTGGGGATGTGATTTATCTGCTGGGATTAGCTTTAGACCACCCGACAAGCGTTCGCCTCACTCTGGGGGCTTCAGAATATCTCGCCGCCATTCATGGGGTGGTTGCCGGGAAAACGCCCAAGGTGGATTTTGACCTAGAACGCCGCGTGCAAACCGCTTGTCGGACGGGTATTCGCGAGGGTTGGGTGCGATCGGCCCATGATAGCGCGGAGGGCGGCTTTGCCGTAGCCCTGGCTGAATCTTGCATCAGCGGCAACTTGGGCGCGGAAATTCATCTGCCTTTTACTGTGGCCAACAGTCCTAAACGTTGGGATGAATTGTTATTTGCCGAAGGTGGTGGACGCATTATCGTATCTGTGGATGCGGCACATATTTCTGCTTGGGAATCCTATTTGACAGAAAAATTGGCGAATAACTGGCAAAAATTAGGCACTGTAGGGGCGGTTGGTGGAGATTTACGAATTTTCACGGATGTTAACCAGCCCTTAATCGCGGTAAGTATTAAGGAGATGAGCGATCGCTGGTATCAGGCGATCGAAAGGCGGATGCATTAA
- a CDS encoding aldo/keto reductase — protein sequence MKYNQLCDSDIRVSEICLGTMTYGYQNTKEEAHQLLDYAVSQGVNFIDTSETYPFPNPTKTQGMTEEYIGNWLINQPRDKLIIATKIAGVSPQLTWIRNGKNRIDKANVTEAIEGSLKRLKTDYIDLYQIHWPDRYVPLFGQPDYDPQWERETIPIAEQLEVFATLIKAGKIRYLGVSNETAWGVCEFCHIAKQLNLPKIVSIQNGFSLLNRLFHVNLAEACRLNHVGLLAYNPLAFGFLTGKYLTDIPQKSRLDLFKEIYSHYDQKSIMEATKLYVNLAHENGMTPAQLALAYVRSRWFVTSTIVGATKIEQLQENLESVNIELDEIILANIDQIHRAYPNPAA from the coding sequence ATGAAATACAACCAATTATGTGATAGCGATATACGAGTTTCTGAGATTTGCCTAGGAACAATGACTTATGGATATCAGAACACCAAAGAAGAGGCTCACCAACTCTTAGATTATGCGGTTTCTCAAGGGGTTAACTTTATTGACACCTCCGAAACATATCCTTTTCCCAATCCAACAAAAACCCAGGGCATGACCGAGGAATATATTGGCAATTGGTTAATTAACCAGCCACGAGACAAGTTAATAATTGCCACTAAAATTGCCGGTGTTAGTCCTCAACTAACTTGGATTAGAAACGGGAAAAATCGGATTGATAAAGCCAATGTCACCGAAGCGATCGAAGGCAGTCTGAAACGTTTAAAAACCGATTATATTGACCTATACCAAATTCATTGGCCTGATCGCTATGTTCCTCTTTTCGGTCAGCCTGACTATGATCCTCAATGGGAAAGGGAAACTATACCCATTGCTGAACAATTAGAAGTTTTTGCCACTCTGATTAAAGCGGGTAAAATTCGTTATTTAGGAGTTAGTAACGAAACCGCTTGGGGAGTTTGTGAATTTTGTCATATCGCCAAACAATTGAATTTACCTAAAATTGTGTCTATTCAAAATGGCTTTAGTCTTTTGAACCGTCTATTTCATGTCAATTTAGCCGAAGCCTGTCGGTTAAATCATGTTGGATTATTAGCATATAACCCTTTAGCTTTTGGATTTTTAACAGGCAAATATTTAACGGATATTCCCCAAAAATCTCGATTAGACCTATTTAAAGAAATCTATTCCCATTACGATCAAAAATCTATAATGGAAGCTACCAAACTTTATGTCAATTTAGCCCATGAAAACGGGATGACACCCGCCCAATTAGCCTTAGCTTATGTGAGAAGTCGTTGGTTTGTTACTAGCACGATTGTTGGAGCTACCAAAATTGAACAACTGCAAGAAAATCTGGAGAGTGTTAACATTGAATTAGATGAGATTATTTTGGCTAATATCGATCAAATTCATCGTGCTTACCCGAATCCAGCGGCCTAG